Proteins encoded together in one Gigantopelta aegis isolate Gae_Host chromosome 8, Gae_host_genome, whole genome shotgun sequence window:
- the LOC121380116 gene encoding caspase-3-like, which produces MADDSADMHVAALGRKFIGKVASYIKPNTHEASSQAVVMDLADEYDFSHRSRGIAVIITNSKFEATTQRAGAENDTQLFKEAFKHLGFTDIRVAQDLTASEMKWALESIAKDKNVLQNSDCIAIAFSSHGDEQMYIRHDNASVREDTIFGTDVPIRTVELMEIFSDFQCPELIGKPRLVFVQACRGQKLDRGVEVVKDMDVTDSIMDVTVSPAPCFKDFLVIYATPPGHFAFRRPAEGSWFVKCLADIMKLADVEKMSLTKILTRVVSKVALEYQSGHSDPRLNAKKQSPCFYSMLTKDVYFRAKHQHKEEPMIVD; this is translated from the exons TCGCGGCACTAGGGCGAAAGTTTATCGGCAAGGTGGCAAGCTACATTAA accAAATACGCATGAAGCCTCATCACAGGCCGTTGTTATGGATCTGGCGGATGAATACGACTTTAGCCACCGGTCACGTGGTATCGCTGTGATCATCACAAACAGCAAGTTCGAGGCCACCACCCAGCGAGCGGGTGCGGAAAATGATACACAGCTTTTCAAGGAAGCCTTTAAACATCTCGGATTTACAGACATACGTGTTGCTCAGGATTTGACGGCCAGTGAGATGAAGTGGGCCCTGGAATCCA tTGCTAAAGACAAAAATGTCCTACAAAATTCTGACTGCATAGCCATTGCCTTTTCTTCTCATGGAGATGAACAGATGTATATTCGGCATGATAATGCAAGTGTCCGGGAAGACACCATCTTTGGTACTGATGTTCCCATTCGGACGGTAGAACTCATGGAAATTTTTAGTGACTTTCAATGTCCAGAGCTTATTGGAAAGCCCCGCTTAGTCTTTGTCCAG gcgtgtcgtggccagaAGCTGGACCGAGGTGTTGAAGTCGTGAAGGATATGGATGTAACAGATTCCATCATGGATGTGACAGTGTCTCCAGCTCCATGCTTTAAAGACTTTCTTGTCATCTATGCAACACCCCCAG GTCACTTTGCATTCCGAAGACCGGCGGAAGGGTCGTGGTTTGTGAAATGTCTCGCCGACATCATGAAACTGGCTGATGTGGAGAAGATGTCTCTCACCAAGATATTGACGCGGGTGGTCAGCAAAGTGGCGCTGGAGTACCAGTCTGGACACAGTGACCCACGGCTCAACGCAAAGAAACAGTCGCCTTGTTTTTACTCCATGCTCACCAAAGACGTTTACTTCAGAGCAAAGCATCAACATAAAGAAGAACCTATGATAGTGGATtga